In Helianthus annuus cultivar XRQ/B chromosome 8, HanXRQr2.0-SUNRISE, whole genome shotgun sequence, a single genomic region encodes these proteins:
- the LOC110885806 gene encoding probable protein phosphatase 2C 12 has translation MMCHKSEHVPLSVLLKRELVNEKADRPEIVCGEANQSKKGEDFALINTDCERVVGDGVVTTYSVFGIFDGHNGSAAAIYTKENLLNNVLCAIPPDLNRDEWVASLPRALVAGFVKTDKDFQEKAQRSGTTVTFVIIEGSIVTVASVGDSRCILESADGAIYYLSADHRLDSNEEERERVTASGGEVGRLNTGGGTEIGPLRCWPGGLCLSRSIGDRDVGEFIVPVPHVKQVKLSSAGGRLVISSDGVWDALSAEEALECSRGLAPEAAAAQIVKEAVQLKGLRDDTTCIVIDILPPEKTNPPLQPPKKTGKRVFKAMFRKRSTEEPPKLHDEEEYFDPDLVEELVEEGSAMLSERLDTKYPLCNVFRLFICAVCQIEMKPGEGISIHHGSCNTRGNLRPWDGPFLCVSCQHKRDAMEGKMPSTNARYSSESD, from the exons ATGATGTGCCATAAGAGTGAGCACGTGCCGTTATCGGTGTTGTTGAAGCGTGAGTTGGTGAACGAGAAGGCTGATAGGCCGGAGATTGTTTGTGGTGAGGCTAATCAATCCAAAAAGGGGGAGGATTTTGCTCTAATCAACACCGATTGCGAGCGGGTGGTTGGAGATGGTGTTGTTACCACTTATTCTGTCTTTGgg ATATTTGATGGGCATAATGGCTCTGCAGCTGCTATATATACTAAGGAGAATCTTTTAAACAACGTTTTGTGTGCCATTCCGCCTGATCTTAACCGCGATGAATGGGTGGCATCGCTGCCTAGGGCTTTGGTGGCTGGGTTCGTGAAAACGGATAAAGATTTTCAAGAAAAAG CCCAAAGGTCGGGGACGACTGTCACCTTTGTAATTATTGAGGGTTCAATTGTGACGGTGGCATCAGTTGGGGATTCCCGCTGCATTCTTGAGTCTGCTGATGGGGCAATATATTATCTATCAGCAGATCACAGACTTGACTCTAATGAAGAAGA GAGAGAACGTGTCACTGCAAGTGGTGGTGAGGTTGGTCGGCTTAATACTGGTGGTGGCACCGag ATTGGGCCTTTGAGATGTTGGCCTGGGGGCTTATGCCTTTCACGATCTATCGGAGATCGGGATGTTGGGGAGTTCATTGTTCCTGTTCCTCATGTTAAGCAAGTGAAG CTATCCTCTGCTGGTGGGAGGCTTGTTATCTCAAGTGATGGTGTGTGGGATGCTCTTTCTGCCGAAGAGGCTTTAGAGTGCAGTCGTGGTTTGGCACCCGAAGCAGCAGCAGCACAAATTGTTAAA GAAGCTGTACAATTGAAAGGATTGCGGGACGATACAACCTGCATTGTGATTGATATACTACCGCCCGAAAAGACAAATCCTCCATTGCAACCACCAAAGAAAACGGGTAAGCGTGTATTTAAGGCCATGTTCCGGAAAAGGAGTACCGAGGAGCCACCGAAGCTTCATGATGAAGAAGAATATTTTGACCCAGATTTGGTGGAGGAGCTTGTGGAGGAAGGATCTGCTATGCTTTCTGAAAG GTTAGATACGAAATACCCGCTCTGTAATGTTTTCAGGTTGTTCATTTGTGCGGTGTGTCAAATTGAAATGAAACCCGGGGAAGGGATTTCAATACACCATGGATCATGTAATACAAGGGGAAACTTAAGGCCCTGGGATGGTCCTTTCCTTTGCGTTAGCTGCCAACACAAGAGAGACGCCATGGAAGGGAAAATGCCATCCACAA ATGCGCGATACAGTAGCGAAAGTGATTGA